A stretch of the Jeotgalibacillus haloalkalitolerans genome encodes the following:
- a CDS encoding ABC transporter substrate-binding protein: MNKKLLLFIVACLVSAFVLAACGGSEEESTDATESDSGTDLEETESEGGVIEVEHAMGTTTLEEKPERVVSLYQGATDTVLEFDVTPVGVVESWVQMPMYDYIKEDLQDVTYVGQETQPNLEEIAALDPDVIFASQIRHEEIYEQLNEIAPTIVNETIYDFKETTNLIGQALGEEEKAETLLADWDSRIADFQEKIASDENWPMSAAVLNYRADHARIYVTGFAGSILQEAGFEEPIELQGQNEEIVMLNDKEAIPQMNADVFFQFMEDTPDVQNTFEDWTAHPLYQNLEAVQNDNVFTVDEVAWNMAGGLQAANLMLDDMYEYFELEQ, translated from the coding sequence ATGAATAAAAAGTTATTGTTGTTTATTGTTGCATGTCTGGTCTCTGCTTTCGTGCTGGCAGCTTGTGGCGGCAGTGAGGAAGAATCAACAGATGCGACTGAATCAGATAGCGGCACTGATTTAGAAGAAACTGAGTCTGAGGGCGGCGTGATTGAAGTAGAGCATGCGATGGGGACCACTACTTTAGAAGAAAAGCCTGAGCGTGTTGTATCGCTTTATCAGGGCGCAACTGATACTGTACTTGAGTTTGACGTAACTCCTGTTGGCGTTGTTGAATCATGGGTACAGATGCCAATGTATGATTACATAAAGGAAGATCTTCAGGATGTAACTTATGTAGGTCAGGAAACACAGCCTAATCTTGAAGAGATTGCAGCTTTAGATCCGGATGTGATTTTTGCTTCTCAGATCCGTCATGAAGAGATTTATGAGCAGTTAAATGAAATCGCACCGACGATTGTAAACGAAACAATCTATGATTTTAAAGAAACAACTAACCTGATTGGGCAGGCGCTTGGTGAAGAAGAAAAAGCTGAAACACTTTTAGCTGACTGGGACAGCCGTATCGCTGATTTCCAGGAAAAGATCGCTTCTGATGAAAATTGGCCGATGAGTGCTGCTGTACTGAACTACCGTGCAGATCACGCACGTATTTATGTAACTGGTTTTGCAGGTTCAATCCTTCAGGAAGCAGGATTTGAAGAGCCGATTGAACTGCAGGGTCAAAATGAAGAAATTGTGATGTTAAATGATAAAGAAGCCATTCCGCAGATGAATGCAGATGTGTTCTTCCAGTTCATGGAGGATACACCGGATGTTCAGAATACGTTTGAAGACTGGACTGCTCACCCGCTTTATCAGAACCTTGAAGCTGTTCAGAACGATAACGTATTTACAGTAGATGAGGTTGCATGGAATATGGCTGGCGGTTTGCAGGCTGCGAACCTGATGCTTGATGATATGTATGAATATTTTGAGCTTGAGCAATAA
- a CDS encoding FecCD family ABC transporter permease: MLRSPILKFIGLISLIVTVIFLFLTSLAVGQTAIPLSETWEAIISYDPNNTNHLIIGTSRLSRGLISLVIGMNLALAGVFVQALTRNPLAAPDLLGINAGAIFFIVFAITWLEISSLSGYMWFAFLGAAIAGGTVFFLGSLGRDGLTPIKVILAGVALSALFVSFTQGMLVLDEQSIQTVLFWISGSVAGRDLEMLLSVLPFLLTALVISLFMARPMGVFSSGDDVAKGLGQKVWLTKLVMGMLVIVLAGGSVAVVGSVGFIGLIVPHMAKSLVGNDYRWILPYSGLLGAVVLLAADIIARVIIAPQEVPIGVMTAFIGGPFFIYLAKKGVSKK, translated from the coding sequence ATGTTACGTTCCCCTATACTTAAATTCATCGGTCTAATCAGCTTAATCGTAACTGTTATCTTTCTGTTTCTGACAAGTCTGGCTGTTGGTCAGACGGCAATTCCCCTGTCTGAAACGTGGGAAGCGATTATCAGTTATGACCCGAATAATACGAACCATCTTATTATTGGTACCTCCCGTCTTTCAAGAGGACTGATTTCTTTAGTGATTGGTATGAACCTTGCGCTTGCAGGAGTTTTTGTACAGGCGCTGACGAGAAACCCGCTTGCTGCACCTGATCTGTTGGGGATCAATGCAGGGGCCATTTTCTTTATTGTGTTTGCGATCACCTGGCTGGAGATTTCGTCGCTATCGGGCTATATGTGGTTTGCGTTTTTAGGCGCTGCCATCGCAGGGGGAACTGTGTTCTTCCTCGGAAGCCTTGGGCGTGATGGTCTTACACCTATTAAGGTAATTCTTGCAGGAGTCGCGCTATCCGCATTATTTGTCTCCTTTACCCAGGGGATGCTCGTACTCGATGAACAGTCAATTCAGACAGTTCTTTTCTGGATTTCAGGCTCTGTTGCAGGCCGTGACCTTGAGATGCTGCTGTCAGTGCTGCCATTTCTGCTTACTGCCCTTGTCATCAGTCTGTTTATGGCACGTCCAATGGGTGTTTTCTCATCTGGTGATGACGTGGCGAAGGGACTCGGTCAAAAGGTATGGCTGACGAAGCTTGTAATGGGCATGCTGGTCATTGTGCTGGCAGGCGGCTCAGTGGCTGTTGTCGGTTCTGTCGGTTTTATTGGTCTGATCGTTCCTCATATGGCGAAAAGTCTTGTGGGGAATGACTACCGCTGGATCCTGCCTTACAGCGGGCTTTTAGGAGCCGTTGTGCTGCTTGCTGCTGACATTATTGCCCGGGTCATTATCGCACCTCAGGAAGTTCCGATTGGTGTTATGACCGCTTTTATAGGCGGACCTTTCTTTATTTATCTTGCTAAAAAAGGAGTGTCGAAAAAATGA
- a CDS encoding FecCD family ABC transporter permease — translation MKQWTFRLFNDRVSIQFSARWLMVTGIWLFAVASVFLLSLSSGSNWIPLTEVFLQVTGQIDQHSFVVETLRLPRALMAILVGAALGVAGLILQSLVRNPLASPDIIGITSGASLGAVTFISFGAGIISMQYLPLAAIGGGLFAALLIYLISWNKGVTPIRLVLIGVGLSAIMKACVTFMLVMGDTATTTQSYIWLTGSIYAASWSEVSSMIWWLLIPIPFLIVFGRGLNVTELGEDFSVSVGIRVQLQQFIFLMCSVMLAGTAAAYAGGIGFVGLMAPHIARRLVHRSFPGLAVLTALIGAFLVLIADLVARTMFLPLDIPAGVFTAAIGAPFFLYLLFRYRNQ, via the coding sequence ATGAAACAGTGGACATTCCGTTTATTTAACGACCGGGTATCCATTCAGTTTTCGGCACGCTGGCTGATGGTAACGGGTATCTGGTTGTTTGCAGTAGCGTCAGTCTTTTTATTAAGTCTCTCATCAGGGAGTAACTGGATTCCGCTCACTGAGGTATTTTTACAGGTGACTGGACAAATTGATCAGCATTCGTTTGTTGTGGAAACACTCCGTTTGCCGCGTGCGCTGATGGCCATTTTAGTTGGGGCAGCGCTTGGTGTGGCGGGTCTGATCCTGCAAAGTCTGGTCAGAAATCCGCTTGCTTCACCTGATATTATCGGGATTACAAGCGGGGCATCTCTTGGTGCTGTTACATTTATTTCTTTTGGTGCAGGCATCATCAGTATGCAGTATCTGCCGCTCGCAGCAATTGGCGGAGGCTTATTTGCTGCACTGCTGATTTATCTGATTTCGTGGAATAAGGGTGTAACTCCGATCAGACTTGTGTTAATCGGTGTTGGATTGTCAGCGATCATGAAGGCATGTGTGACCTTTATGCTTGTGATGGGTGATACGGCCACCACCACACAGTCTTACATATGGCTGACTGGCAGTATTTATGCGGCATCCTGGAGTGAGGTCAGCTCAATGATCTGGTGGCTGCTGATCCCGATTCCGTTTTTAATCGTATTTGGCAGGGGGTTGAATGTGACAGAGCTTGGTGAGGATTTTTCAGTCAGCGTGGGCATCCGGGTGCAGCTCCAGCAGTTTATCTTTCTGATGTGCAGTGTAATGCTTGCAGGAACAGCAGCTGCTTATGCTGGAGGTATCGGATTTGTCGGACTGATGGCGCCTCATATTGCGAGACGCCTCGTACACCGCTCATTCCCGGGACTAGCTGTTTTGACTGCTTTAATCGGTGCATTTCTTGTACTCATTGCAGACCTTGTGGCACGGACCATGTTCCTGCCGCTTGATATTCCCGCAGGTGTATTCACCGCTGCAATTGGCGCGCCGTTTTTCTTATATTTGCTGTTCCGATACAGGAATCAGTGA
- a CDS encoding IucA/IucC family C-terminal-domain containing protein — translation MDLEQYRVEKKHGREGVPIKQLEDPDVIAEVVGRYARVSDIKLESTAASLVMKRYAVMTAAAALEYYGLYKGKENWLKEAAFHFDHFVLLEGDQHHDMDGDWKTIVFAEHLAPMVQQFSKTCKIPQKILWENIAVRMQAVFRKKADEYPGQLLEALFNEMTDPEAEWTGVETNPFTTYLQRPESWDVIPVRETCCRLYQIKEGEEQPYCGNCPLR, via the coding sequence ATGGACTTAGAACAATATCGGGTTGAAAAGAAACACGGCAGGGAAGGCGTGCCGATCAAGCAGCTGGAGGATCCGGATGTGATCGCAGAAGTCGTTGGACGCTATGCCCGTGTCAGTGATATCAAGCTTGAATCAACAGCAGCTTCGTTAGTGATGAAGAGATATGCCGTCATGACTGCAGCGGCGGCACTTGAATATTATGGCCTTTATAAAGGAAAAGAAAATTGGCTCAAAGAAGCAGCATTTCATTTTGATCATTTCGTGTTGCTTGAGGGTGACCAGCATCATGACATGGACGGGGACTGGAAAACTATTGTTTTCGCAGAACACCTGGCGCCTATGGTGCAGCAATTCTCTAAAACCTGTAAAATACCGCAAAAGATTTTATGGGAAAATATCGCTGTGCGCATGCAGGCTGTGTTCCGGAAAAAGGCTGATGAGTATCCTGGTCAGCTGCTGGAAGCGTTATTTAATGAAATGACGGATCCGGAAGCAGAATGGACCGGTGTTGAAACAAACCCTTTTACAACATATCTTCAGCGGCCCGAAAGCTGGGATGTGATTCCTGTCAGGGAAACATGCTGCCGACTTTATCAGATTAAAGAAGGTGAGGAACAGCCATATTGCGGGAATTGTCCGTTGAGATGA
- a CDS encoding malate:quinone oxidoreductase, with the protein MSNKHIKSDVILIGAGIMSATLGSLLKELAPDWNIKAFERLDSAGEESSNEWNNAGTGHSSLCELNYTNELPDGTIDVTKANKVNEEFQVSKQFWAHLVNSGLIENPKEFIMALPHMSLVHGEKDVNFLKNRFKALSDNPLFSGMEYSDDPEKLKEWIPLIMENRQVDQPIAATKIDAGTDVNFGALTRKLFTHLAEEGVSVNYKHQVDDMKRTEDGEWELKIRDLENDRLEYHKAKFVFIGAGGGSLHLLQKSGIPESKNVGGFPVSGLFMVCTKPEVVEKHYAKVYGKAPVGAPPMSVPHLDTRLIDGKESLFFGPFAGFSPKFLKTGSNMDLITSVKKDNLTTMVAAGMKNMPLTKYLIEQVLQSKEQRMEALREFVPNAKSEDWELVVAGQRVQVIKDTKQGGKGTLQFGTEVISGANGSIAALLGASPGASTSVSVMLDVLNGCFPEEMKGWEPKIKEMIPSYGKNLLDHPDLIKEINETTSEALGLVNTGAAIAEDPVKAETTV; encoded by the coding sequence ATGAGTAACAAACATATTAAATCAGACGTTATCTTAATTGGCGCCGGTATTATGAGTGCAACGCTTGGATCTTTGCTGAAGGAACTGGCTCCGGATTGGAATATAAAAGCTTTTGAACGACTTGACAGTGCAGGGGAAGAGAGCTCGAATGAATGGAATAATGCCGGAACGGGGCACTCATCTTTATGTGAGCTGAATTATACGAATGAATTGCCTGACGGAACAATTGATGTAACGAAAGCGAATAAAGTAAATGAAGAATTCCAGGTTTCCAAGCAGTTCTGGGCACATTTAGTGAACAGTGGACTGATTGAAAATCCAAAAGAATTTATTATGGCGCTTCCTCACATGAGTCTTGTCCATGGTGAAAAAGACGTTAATTTCCTGAAAAATAGATTTAAAGCGCTTTCAGATAATCCGCTATTCTCAGGGATGGAGTATTCAGATGATCCCGAGAAGCTGAAGGAATGGATTCCGCTGATAATGGAGAATCGTCAGGTGGACCAGCCAATTGCAGCAACGAAAATTGATGCCGGAACTGATGTGAATTTTGGTGCACTGACACGTAAGCTGTTTACTCATTTAGCAGAAGAAGGCGTTTCGGTGAACTACAAGCATCAGGTTGATGATATGAAACGCACTGAAGACGGTGAATGGGAACTGAAAATCCGTGATCTGGAAAACGATCGTCTTGAGTATCATAAAGCGAAGTTTGTCTTTATCGGTGCCGGTGGGGGGAGTCTTCACCTGCTTCAGAAATCGGGTATTCCTGAAAGCAAAAATGTTGGCGGATTCCCGGTAAGCGGGTTGTTTATGGTATGTACAAAGCCTGAGGTAGTTGAGAAGCATTATGCAAAAGTGTATGGAAAAGCACCGGTTGGCGCACCGCCAATGTCTGTGCCGCACCTTGATACACGTTTGATTGATGGAAAAGAGTCATTATTTTTCGGTCCGTTCGCAGGATTTTCACCGAAGTTCCTGAAAACAGGTTCAAATATGGATCTGATTACTTCCGTGAAAAAGGACAACCTCACGACAATGGTTGCTGCGGGGATGAAGAATATGCCTCTGACAAAGTATCTGATTGAACAGGTGCTGCAATCGAAGGAGCAGCGTATGGAAGCACTGCGTGAGTTTGTACCGAATGCAAAGAGTGAGGACTGGGAGCTTGTCGTAGCCGGACAGCGTGTACAGGTCATTAAAGATACAAAGCAGGGCGGTAAAGGTACGCTTCAGTTTGGAACTGAGGTCATCAGTGGCGCGAATGGTTCAATTGCTGCACTGCTTGGCGCTTCACCTGGTGCTTCAACATCAGTATCAGTCATGCTTGATGTGCTGAATGGCTGCTTCCCGGAAGAGATGAAGGGATGGGAGCCGAAGATCAAAGAGATGATTCCTTCTTATGGAAAAAATCTGCTTGATCATCCTGATTTAATTAAGGAAATTAATGAAACGACTTCAGAGGCGCTTGGTCTGGTGAATACCGGTGCTGCGATTGCTGAAGATCCGGTTAAGGCGGAGACAACTGTATAA
- a CDS encoding fructose bisphosphate aldolase has translation MNQEQFDKVKNGKGFIAALDQSGGSTPKALKAYGVEESAYSNEDEMFDMVHEMRTRIITSPAFTSDKILGAILFEQTMDRDIEGKHTGDYLWEEKGIVPFLKVDKGLADEKDGVQLMKPINDLDETLRRANDRHIFGTKMRSVINEPNENGIKEVIDQQFEVGKQIIDAGLVPIIEPEVNIHSKDKEQCEAIMKDEILKHLDHLSDDQNVMLKLSIPTKANFFKELVDHPRVVRVVALSGGYSRDEANEKLKENDGLIASFSRALASDLRHGQTQEQFDAGLLDAIDTIYDASVNKK, from the coding sequence ATGAATCAGGAGCAATTTGATAAGGTCAAGAACGGAAAAGGTTTTATCGCAGCACTCGATCAAAGTGGCGGCAGTACCCCGAAGGCACTGAAAGCTTATGGTGTGGAGGAAAGTGCATACTCCAACGAAGATGAAATGTTCGATATGGTCCATGAAATGCGCACAAGAATCATCACTTCTCCTGCTTTTACATCTGACAAAATACTTGGAGCGATCCTGTTTGAACAGACAATGGACCGTGATATTGAAGGCAAGCATACTGGTGATTATCTCTGGGAGGAAAAAGGGATTGTCCCATTTTTAAAAGTGGATAAAGGACTTGCAGACGAAAAAGACGGCGTTCAGCTCATGAAACCAATTAATGATCTGGATGAAACCCTCCGCCGTGCAAATGACAGACATATTTTTGGTACGAAAATGCGCTCTGTCATTAATGAACCGAATGAGAACGGGATTAAAGAAGTGATTGATCAGCAGTTTGAAGTCGGCAAACAGATTATTGATGCCGGACTCGTGCCGATCATTGAACCTGAAGTGAATATCCATAGTAAAGATAAAGAACAATGTGAGGCGATCATGAAAGATGAGATTTTAAAGCATCTGGATCATCTCTCTGACGATCAGAATGTCATGCTGAAGCTTTCAATTCCAACGAAAGCGAATTTCTTCAAAGAACTCGTTGACCATCCGCGTGTTGTACGCGTTGTTGCGCTATCAGGCGGCTACTCACGTGATGAAGCAAACGAAAAACTGAAGGAAAATGACGGCTTGATCGCAAGCTTCTCACGTGCCCTGGCATCTGACCTGCGTCATGGTCAGACTCAGGAGCAGTTTGATGCCGGCTTACTGGATGCAATTGATACGATTTATGATGCGTCAGTGAATAAAAAATAA
- a CDS encoding aldo/keto reductase, which produces MTNIPERTMHDGYKIPSTGLGTYTLKGEQGVESITAAIKNGYRLFDSAIRYDNEGTLGEAVKRSGINRDNLFLTSKLRAQYYDYDRALEMIQESLYRANLSYWDLYLLHWPNPKQDQYVEAWKALITAQEKGLIRSIGVCNFMPEHLERLEKETGVKPVVNQIELHPYFSQQEQRDYNNQHDIITQAWSPLERAGSVLNDETLQNIANNHNKSVGQVILRWIYQLDTISLPRSANTHRQRENLELFDFELSSEEVEKINGLTREDGRIADQNPREYEEY; this is translated from the coding sequence ATGACAAACATACCGGAACGGACAATGCATGACGGCTACAAGATTCCATCAACAGGACTTGGCACATATACATTAAAAGGTGAACAGGGAGTCGAATCGATTACAGCAGCGATTAAAAACGGATACCGCCTTTTTGATTCAGCGATCCGCTACGATAATGAGGGCACACTCGGAGAAGCTGTGAAAAGATCGGGCATCAACCGGGATAATTTATTTTTAACCTCCAAGCTGCGTGCACAGTACTATGATTACGACCGTGCTCTGGAAATGATTCAGGAATCGCTTTACCGGGCTAATCTGAGCTACTGGGATCTCTATCTGCTCCACTGGCCCAACCCGAAACAGGATCAGTATGTTGAAGCATGGAAAGCGTTGATCACTGCGCAGGAAAAAGGATTGATCCGTTCAATCGGCGTATGTAACTTTATGCCTGAGCATCTCGAGCGGCTTGAAAAGGAAACCGGTGTAAAGCCAGTTGTTAATCAAATTGAATTACACCCGTACTTTTCACAGCAGGAACAGCGTGATTATAACAATCAGCACGATATCATTACACAGGCCTGGAGCCCGCTTGAAAGAGCTGGCAGCGTCCTGAACGATGAAACGCTTCAAAACATCGCGAACAATCATAACAAATCAGTAGGACAAGTCATTCTCAGATGGATCTATCAGCTTGATACAATCTCACTGCCAAGATCAGCAAATACCCACAGGCAGCGTGAAAACCTTGAACTGTTTGATTTTGAATTATCCAGTGAAGAAGTGGAGAAAATCAACGGCCTGACACGCGAAGATGGAAGAATTGCCGACCAGAACCCGCGTGAATATGAGGAATATTGA
- a CDS encoding methyl-accepting chemotaxis protein, whose translation MQLIKDSNETATNKLEAFLQVIPVIHTMLPDVGIGVVDTEKWLAYYPGRKINIGARAGRKIDPNEPLAECIRDQREIKQEVPEEFFGISFTGLAAPIIENQQVIGAIAIQIQEQNEKALREISDQIFDSINQANERITSLHSGSEGLAVHSSSLLQQSTEASEAMKNTDEVINIIKKIASQTNILGLNASIEAARAGEHGRGFNIVAKEIRKLSNDTLESTEKISSTLKQVQSSIHEIQSMVENLVTVGREQASATEEISSFIDEIEKMSAKLKTYAAKL comes from the coding sequence ATGCAGTTGATCAAGGATTCAAATGAAACAGCAACAAATAAATTGGAAGCGTTTTTACAGGTGATTCCTGTGATTCATACGATGCTGCCGGACGTGGGTATTGGCGTAGTGGATACTGAAAAGTGGCTTGCATATTATCCGGGGCGGAAGATTAATATCGGGGCGCGGGCAGGCCGGAAGATAGATCCGAATGAACCACTGGCTGAGTGCATTCGTGATCAGAGGGAAATTAAGCAGGAAGTACCTGAGGAGTTTTTCGGGATTTCATTTACAGGTCTTGCAGCGCCTATTATTGAAAATCAGCAGGTCATCGGCGCAATTGCCATTCAGATACAGGAACAGAATGAGAAAGCACTTAGGGAAATTTCGGATCAGATTTTTGACTCAATTAATCAGGCAAATGAAAGGATTACTTCACTACATAGCGGTTCAGAAGGCCTTGCTGTCCATTCCTCCTCTCTTCTACAGCAATCAACTGAAGCATCTGAGGCAATGAAAAATACAGATGAAGTCATCAACATCATCAAAAAAATCGCCAGCCAGACAAATATTCTCGGGCTGAATGCATCGATTGAAGCAGCGAGAGCGGGTGAACACGGGCGTGGGTTTAACATTGTCGCCAAAGAGATCAGAAAGTTATCAAATGACACACTTGAGTCTACTGAAAAAATCAGCTCCACATTAAAGCAAGTGCAAAGTTCCATACACGAGATTCAGTCAATGGTTGAAAATTTGGTGACTGTGGGGCGTGAGCAGGCTTCAGCTACTGAAGAAATCTCTTCCTTCATTGATGAAATAGAAAAGATGAGCGCGAAGCTGAAAACTTATGCTGCAAAGTTATGA
- a CDS encoding HD domain-containing phosphohydrolase, whose product MRGFRINKSGQSLEKVDFNTTEINLLVNHPKMEIMHQLIKKDKMFYIYPGAHEEVMEFYYVLSGSVKCEDYDGEKVILTPGDYICSQGLKEPVHFKTLEEVKLLIFTNEESFYHISEKLGALEEASKMVEAKDRYTANHSQRVAEYSVGIARKMKMDTGHLKRLTRAAFLHDIGKVNVPEEILNKPGKLTNEEYEIMKKHPADGAHMVAQTYYKDLAPIIHQHHERLDGSGYPDGLKGDEILIEARIIAVSDTFDALTEDRVYRKAWTAASALEEIKAHKGDLYDETVVELFEEVLREEGKID is encoded by the coding sequence ATGAGGGGGTTTAGAATTAATAAGTCTGGTCAATCACTTGAAAAGGTTGATTTTAATACTACAGAAATTAATTTACTTGTTAATCATCCTAAAATGGAAATCATGCACCAGTTAATAAAGAAAGATAAAATGTTTTATATTTACCCAGGTGCTCATGAAGAGGTAATGGAATTTTATTATGTATTATCCGGTTCTGTTAAGTGCGAGGATTATGATGGTGAAAAGGTTATACTCACACCAGGTGATTATATCTGTTCTCAGGGACTCAAAGAACCTGTGCATTTTAAGACACTTGAAGAAGTAAAATTATTGATTTTCACGAACGAAGAATCTTTTTACCACATTAGCGAAAAACTAGGGGCTCTTGAAGAAGCTTCGAAAATGGTAGAAGCAAAAGATCGTTATACAGCTAACCACAGTCAAAGGGTAGCTGAATACTCAGTTGGGATTGCCAGGAAAATGAAAATGGATACAGGTCATTTGAAAAGGCTAACCCGTGCAGCTTTTCTGCATGACATCGGCAAAGTCAACGTTCCTGAAGAGATCCTCAATAAACCGGGAAAACTGACAAATGAAGAATATGAAATTATGAAAAAACATCCTGCAGACGGCGCTCACATGGTTGCGCAGACGTATTATAAAGATCTTGCTCCAATTATTCATCAGCACCACGAACGGCTGGACGGTTCCGGTTATCCGGACGGGCTGAAAGGTGATGAGATCCTGATTGAGGCAAGAATTATAGCAGTCAGTGATACCTTTGATGCGCTGACCGAAGACAGGGTTTACCGTAAAGCCTGGACTGCTGCTAGTGCTTTAGAGGAGATCAAGGCGCATAAGGGCGATTTATATGATGAAACAGTGGTTGAGTTATTTGAAGAAGTACTGCGTGAAGAAGGAAAAATTGATTGA
- a CDS encoding GNAT family N-acetyltransferase, translated as MMLLKAVPYDQRTDYIDLLLLADDSEDAVRSYIDYGDLYVIHIENQIVGVMLLIPLSEDTVELKNIALSGNQRGKGIGKEAIEAAVKLYKDNGFCTMNVGTANSSIENLAFYQKAGFRMYTIIKDYFADYDPPVYEHGIRALDLVMFEREL; from the coding sequence ATGATGCTGCTGAAAGCTGTACCTTATGATCAGCGCACGGACTATATTGATTTGCTTCTGTTAGCTGATGATAGTGAAGATGCTGTCCGTTCATACATTGATTATGGAGATCTATACGTTATACATATTGAAAACCAGATTGTCGGAGTGATGCTTTTGATCCCGCTGTCTGAAGATACAGTAGAGCTGAAAAACATTGCGCTGTCAGGAAATCAGAGAGGTAAAGGGATTGGAAAAGAGGCGATTGAAGCGGCAGTAAAATTATATAAAGATAATGGTTTTTGCACTATGAATGTCGGTACAGCGAATTCCAGTATTGAAAATCTCGCATTTTATCAAAAAGCGGGCTTTCGTATGTATACGATTATAAAAGACTACTTTGCAGATTATGATCCGCCGGTTTATGAGCACGGGATCCGGGCGCTTGATCTGGTTATGTTTGAAAGGGAACTTTAA
- a CDS encoding DUF2179 domain-containing protein — MLQALIIFVAQLIFVPVLTLRTIMMVKGMKGKASALGILEGFIYVIALGIVFSDLSNYLNMVAYALGFGIGVYLGQILEQRLAIGFVSIEVNIMKKNEELIQSLRNEGFSVSTSEVEGMNEARRYRLDCTARRDREREFINIVSGYEPNAFIVSYEPRNFKGGYITKAMKRNRKRGLQKKEALKDS; from the coding sequence TTGCTACAAGCTTTGATTATTTTTGTTGCCCAGCTGATTTTTGTTCCCGTACTGACCCTTCGTACAATTATGATGGTAAAAGGAATGAAAGGAAAAGCCTCTGCCCTTGGCATTTTAGAAGGTTTTATATATGTGATTGCCCTTGGCATCGTATTCAGTGATCTATCAAACTATCTGAATATGGTTGCCTACGCACTCGGATTCGGGATCGGGGTTTATCTCGGTCAAATTCTTGAACAGCGTCTTGCGATCGGATTTGTCTCGATAGAAGTCAATATCATGAAGAAAAATGAGGAATTGATTCAGAGCCTGCGGAATGAAGGCTTCAGCGTATCCACCTCTGAAGTGGAAGGAATGAATGAAGCACGTCGTTACAGACTTGACTGTACAGCCCGGCGTGACCGCGAGCGTGAGTTTATTAATATTGTCAGCGGCTATGAACCGAATGCATTTATCGTCTCTTATGAACCGCGAAACTTTAAAGGCGGCTATATCACTAAGGCGATGAAGCGCAACAGAAAACGTGGCCTGCAGAAAAAAGAAGCGCTGAAAGATTCGTAA
- a CDS encoding nucleoside deaminase — MNAFMKRAIELAADNVREGGHPFGAVIMKDDEIVAEGVNELHLHFDVSGHAEMLAIRRLQEKIQSHDLSGYTMYASGEPCPMCYTTMAFAGMTDIYYCASVEEAAEAGLEKSADIYADLQKPREARSLQMKKVELEAGLENPMKLYKESQ; from the coding sequence ATGAATGCATTTATGAAACGGGCAATTGAATTAGCAGCTGATAACGTACGGGAAGGCGGACATCCTTTTGGTGCAGTGATTATGAAGGATGATGAAATCGTCGCTGAGGGCGTGAATGAACTGCATCTTCATTTTGATGTGAGCGGACATGCAGAGATGCTTGCGATCAGGCGGCTTCAGGAAAAAATTCAGTCTCATGATTTATCCGGTTATACGATGTATGCGAGCGGAGAACCGTGTCCGATGTGCTATACAACAATGGCTTTTGCTGGCATGACTGATATTTACTACTGTGCTTCAGTAGAGGAAGCGGCTGAGGCAGGACTGGAGAAATCAGCGGACATCTATGCAGATCTTCAGAAGCCGCGTGAAGCGCGTTCCCTTCAAATGAAAAAGGTGGAGCTTGAAGCAGGTCTTGAAAATCCTATGAAATTGTACAAAGAATCTCAATGA